In Aegilops tauschii subsp. strangulata cultivar AL8/78 chromosome 3, Aet v6.0, whole genome shotgun sequence, one genomic interval encodes:
- the LOC109783485 gene encoding F-box protein At5g07610: protein MAGDSKKEKCVEGSPVDKLTDDLLVEIISREPYKSTCCCKCVSTRWRDLFSHPDHRKKMPQSLAGFFYQVNGVRYFTNVSGKSDPLFDPSLSFLPKYESLDILDCCNGLLLCRCWKATYPETLDYIVCNPATEKWVVVPASDWSSEVVVARLGFDSSVSSHFHVFEFIIDEASGVYEDESRYFKNIEALAIYSSKAGVWMVTEIMAISFAIPWNSRSVFLNGVLHLATFDDLIVAVDVQGNHKRIVDLDDDFINDIFPSQRRLYFAHSTAGIGGSDLSVWVLEDHGSRADWTLKHNVSNLKLFGTEYSSFQKHYNVVSFHPERNMLFIVWGEENTLMSYDMDSMELRFIRQLGSDCQVEGSDWEGKTHFYSYVPLFSESLANGH, encoded by the coding sequence CTCACCGACGACCTCCTCGTCGAGATCATCTCGCGCGAGCCCTACAAGTCCACCTGCTGCTGCAAGTGCGTCTCCACGCGCTGGCGCGACCTCTTCTCCCACCCCGACCACCGCAAGAAGATGCCCCAGTCCCTCGCCGGCTTCTTCTATCAAGTCAACGGGGTTCGCTATTTCACCAACGTCTCAGGGAAAAGTGACCCTCTCTTCGACCCCTCCCTCTCGTTTCTGCCCAAATACGAGAGCCTCGACATCTTGGACTGCTGCAATGGTCTCCTCCTCTGCCGCTGCTGGAAGGCGACTTATCCTGAGACACTGGATTACATCGTGTGCAACCCTGCCACCGAGAAATGGGTGGTCGTGCCTGCTAGTGACTGGTCCAGCGAGGTGGTGGTCGCTCGCTTAGGGTTCGACTCTTCCGTCTCCTCCCACTTTCATGTGTTCGAATTCATAATTGATGAGGCCTCGGGTGTATACGAGGATGAGAGCAGATATTTTAAGAACATCGAAGCATTGGCGATCTACTCATCCAAAGCTGGAGTATGGATGGTCACAGAAATTATGGCAATTTCATTTGCAATACCCTGGAATTCCAGAAGCGTTTTTCTCAATGGGGTCCTACATTTGGCTACCTTTGATGACTTAATAGTAGCTGTTGACGTTCAAGGAAATCATAAGCGGATCGTTGACCTTGATGATGATTTTATCAATGACATTTTTCCATCACAGAGGCGATTGTATTTCGCACATAGTACTGCTGGTATTGGTGGTTCTGATCTATCAGTCTGGGTTCTTGAGGACCATGGTAGTAGAGCAGACTGGACCTTGAAGCACAATGTCAGCAACTTGAAACTGTTTGGAACAGAGTATTCGTCGTTTCAAAAGCATTACAATGTCGTCTCATTCCACCCAGAACGCAATATGCTTTTCATAGTCTGGGGGGAAGAGAACACATTAATGTCATATGACATGGATTCTATGGAGCTGCGTTTTATACGTCAACTTGGATCTGATTGTCAAGTTGAAGGGTCTGACTGGGAGGGGAAGACTCATTTTTATTCATATGTTCCCTTGTTCTCAGAGTCATTGGCAAATGGGCACTAA